In Fusobacterium sp., the genomic stretch TAGCTCTGTTACTTTTCTTTACATGGAAAACAGTTGGAGCAGCAATGCCTATAATAGCTATTTTATGCGTTTTATATGCATTGTTTGGACCTAATCTTCCTAGAAGTATTGCTCACAGAGGATATACATGGATGAGAATTACAGAGGTTTTATTTAAAGGAACAAATGGAATATTTAGTACTCCTTTAGGAGTTTCGTCTATATATGTATCTATCTTTGTAATATTTGCTGGGATTCTTGAGGCTTCTGGAGCAGGAGATATATTTATAAGATTAACTCAAGCACTTCTTGGTGGATTTAGAGGTGGACCAGCAAAAGTTGCTGTAGTTGCCAGCAGCTTATTTGGAACAATTTCAGGAAGTGCTGTAGCGAATGTTGTAGGGACAGGATCTTTTACTATTCCATTGATGAAAAAAAGTGGATTTGATTCAGAATTTTCAGGTGCTGTAGAAACTGCCGCTTCCAGTGGAGGACAGCTTATGCCACCAGTTATGGGAGCAGCAGCCTTTATTATGGCTGATTATATTGGTTCTTATCAAGAAGTATTAACAGCTGCTATAATTCCAGCAATATTATTTTATGTAGCATTATTCATAATGATTGATTTAGAAGCATTAAAAAAAGATTTGAGGGGACAAAAAAAAGAAGAATTGCCTAATTTTATGGAAGAATTAAAAAAGGGGTGGCTTTTACTTATGCCATTAGTTCTGTTAGTATTTTTATTAGTTGGAGTAAGATATTCAGCACAGAAATCAGCTTTCTTTTCTATAATCTTTTTAATTATAATAATGCTGGTGTATCCAGGAAAGAAAAGATCTATATCCGAAATATTACATCTTATTGCCAGTTCATCAAAAGGAATGATTAGTGTTGCTCTTACAACAGGTACAGCAGGGATAATAGTTGGAATGCTTATGCTAACAGGAATAGGATATAAATTGTCTTCTCTTCTTATAAGTTTATCTCAAGGGAATGTTATGTTATTACTTATTCTTACTATGTTGACTTCTGTAATATTAGGAATGGGAATGCCTACATCAGCAGCTTATGTTTTATTGGCAACTTTGATTGTACCTGCTTTGGAAAATCTTGGAATAGCTAAAATTGCTGCTCATTTCTTTGTATTTTACTTTGGTATTATGGCGAATGTCACTCCGCCAGTAGCAGTAGCAGCTTATACAGCAGCAGGGATTGCTAAAGGTGACGCTATGAAAACAGGATTTGTAGCATGGCGTCTCAGTTTAGCTGGTTTTTTAATGCCTTTTATGTTTTGCATGAATCCAGCATTACTTGGAAAAGGAACAAATGGAGAAATTCTTCTTGCTATAATAAGTGCTTTAATAGGTGCTTATGGTTTGGCAACAGCAGTTCAAAGATATTTTAAAGGAAATTTATCTTGGCCAAAAACAATAATTGTTCTTTTGGGGAGCATTTCTACAATGATGCCAGGAGTAAAATCGGATATATTTGGACTTATCTGTTTAGGAGCAATATATATTCTTCAAATAATAAAATCTAAAAAGAGTTATAATGAGGGAGAAATAGATGTCATATAAAATATTGATACCACAAGCAGTGGCAAAAGAAGGAATTGAATTATTAAAAAGTTATGGATTTGAAATAAAAAATGGCTCAGGAGCAAAAGAGGAAGATTTGATAAAAGATGTGGTAGATTGTGATGCAATTTTATTAAGAACAGCTCCTTGTACAGAAGCAGTACTGAAAGCTGGTAAAAAATTAAAAATTGTAGCAAGACATGGTGCTGGTTATAATAATGTTGATTTAGAAGCAGCAGCTAGATTTGGGATATGGGTAACTAATGCCCCAGATTCTACTACTAATACAGTGGCAGAGTTTGTATTGGGGGCTATTCTAGCAATTTCTAAAAGAATATTTTTAATGAATAGAAAAATCAAAGAAGGAGATTTTTTCTATAAAAATACTCATAAAGGAATGGATTTAATTGGAAAAAAATTGGGAATAGTAGGTTTTGGACGTATAGGGAGAAGGGTAGCCCAAAAATCTTTTTATGGATTGGAAATGGAAATTCTTACATATGATCCTTATTTGAAAAAAGAAGATTGTCCTGATTATGTAACTATTTGTAATTGGGAAAACATATTTGAAGAAGCTGATATCATATCTTTACACATGCCGCTTATGAAAGAAAATATAGGTTGTATTGGGATAAAAGAATTTAGTAATATGAAGGAATCTGCTTATCTTATAAACTGTGCTCGTGGTGAAGTAATAAATGAAAAAGAACTTATCTTAGCATTGAATGAAAAATTAATTGCTGGAGCATTTATAGATGTATTTGAACAGGAACCTCCTGAAAATAATAATCCATTGCTTTCAATGGATAATGTAATTGTAACCCCTCATATGGCATCTAACACAGAAGAATGTATGATACTCATGGCAGTACAGGCAGCTTCAGAAATTATAAAAGTTTTGTCAAATGAAAAACCAAGTTGGCCAGTGAATAATCCAATAATAAAATAAGTAATGAAATATGGATAGAGATAAGTCTCTATCCATATTTATATTACAGAATTTTTACTAATATTTTCTATAATTATTTTATTATTATGAATAAAAATAAAATTTAATGTACTAATAAAGAAATTAAAAAATAGAAATAAAACATATTATAAAAAATGTATATTAAATTATATATTTATTATATTAGACTTTTAATAAATTAATATGCTAATCTGTTGTTATATAAAATATTATTAAAATGTTTTTAATAATTGTCAAAAAAAATAAAAAAGAATTATTTTTTTATTTTAGTTTATTATTAAAATGATTTTAACAATAGAGAAAAAATTTTTACCAAAAACCTAGGTTTAAGTTTTATTTTATGTCGCGATATCATAAAATAACAGGAAAAATTGATATTTCATCAAGATTATTCTAACATGTAAAATAAAATTTTATAACTTAGGAGGTTTTTTTATGCTGCTTAATCCAGTAATATTATCAGTTTTGACTATGATAATTCTTTGTTTATTCAAATTAAATGTAATTTTTTCTATACTTATTGCAGCTTTAATAGCAGGAATAACTTCTGGGATTGGGATGCCTGGAACTATGAAGATTTTAATAAGTGGAATGGGAGGAAACTCTGAAACTGCACTCAGTTATCTCTTGCTTGGAACATTAGCAGTAGCTATAAACAGTACAGGAGTAGCAAGTATAATATCTAAAAAAATAGCAGGAATAGTAGGTGGAAGAAAACAGATTCTCCTTTTATTAATAGCAGGATTGGCTTGTTTTTCACAAAATCTTATACCAGTCCATATAGCATTTATTCCTATATTGATTCCACCATTATTAAAGTTAATGAACAAGTTAAAGCTAGATAGAAGAGCAATGGCATGTTCATTGACATTTGGACTAAAAACTCCATATGTAGTTTTACCAGTAGGATTTGGATTGATATTTCATACAATAGTAAAAGATCAAATATCAGCCAATGGTTATAATATAGAACTCAGTGAAGTATGGAAATCCACTTGGATATTAGGATTGGCTATGTTTATAGGAGTACTTACAGCAATATTTATCACTTATAGAAAAGATAGAGAATACAAAGATCTTCCTTTAAAAGGTATGGAAGAAGTAGAGAGTGAAAAGATGGAAAAGAAACACTGGATAACATTGATTGCAGCATTAACAGCTTTTGGGATACAGTTATATAGCGGCTCTCTTCCATTAGGAGCTTTAGCAGCCCTTGGAATAATGATAATTTTTAAAGTAATAAAATGGAATGAATTAGATAATGTTTTAAATGATGGCTTGCTTATAATGGGATTGATAGCATTTATTATGCTTGTAGCAGCAGGATATGGAAGAGTAATTAGAGAAACAGGAGCTATAGAAACTCTTGTGACAGGAGTAGTTGGAATATGTGGAGGAAGTAAAATAATTGCCTCTTTAGC encodes the following:
- a CDS encoding Na+/H+ antiporter family protein, with product MLLNPVILSVLTMIILCLFKLNVIFSILIAALIAGITSGIGMPGTMKILISGMGGNSETALSYLLLGTLAVAINSTGVASIISKKIAGIVGGRKQILLLLIAGLACFSQNLIPVHIAFIPILIPPLLKLMNKLKLDRRAMACSLTFGLKTPYVVLPVGFGLIFHTIVKDQISANGYNIELSEVWKSTWILGLAMFIGVLTAIFITYRKDREYKDLPLKGMEEVESEKMEKKHWITLIAALTAFGIQLYSGSLPLGALAALGIMIIFKVIKWNELDNVLNDGLLIMGLIAFIMLVAAGYGRVIRETGAIETLVTGVVGICGGSKIIASLAMLIVGLFITMGIGTSFGTVPILATIYVPLTIEMGYSPAAMIVLITAASIIGDAGSPASDSTLGPTSGLNADGQHEHIKNTCIATFIHFCIPLFIAGFIGSLIF
- a CDS encoding TRAP transporter fused permease subunit is translated as MEGKSKNNQLSKNIFFIIGLALALFHIYTSYFGALPSYQHRVVHLALSMMLVPLCYNFFNMKNEKIKNIFSVGIITIVSIIGLYSYSIADIMWKSSGTMSSLEIILATVLLALLLFFTWKTVGAAMPIIAILCVLYALFGPNLPRSIAHRGYTWMRITEVLFKGTNGIFSTPLGVSSIYVSIFVIFAGILEASGAGDIFIRLTQALLGGFRGGPAKVAVVASSLFGTISGSAVANVVGTGSFTIPLMKKSGFDSEFSGAVETAASSGGQLMPPVMGAAAFIMADYIGSYQEVLTAAIIPAILFYVALFIMIDLEALKKDLRGQKKEELPNFMEELKKGWLLLMPLVLLVFLLVGVRYSAQKSAFFSIIFLIIIMLVYPGKKRSISEILHLIASSSKGMISVALTTGTAGIIVGMLMLTGIGYKLSSLLISLSQGNVMLLLILTMLTSVILGMGMPTSAAYVLLATLIVPALENLGIAKIAAHFFVFYFGIMANVTPPVAVAAYTAAGIAKGDAMKTGFVAWRLSLAGFLMPFMFCMNPALLGKGTNGEILLAIISALIGAYGLATAVQRYFKGNLSWPKTIIVLLGSISTMMPGVKSDIFGLICLGAIYILQIIKSKKSYNEGEIDVI
- a CDS encoding hydroxyacid dehydrogenase → MSYKILIPQAVAKEGIELLKSYGFEIKNGSGAKEEDLIKDVVDCDAILLRTAPCTEAVLKAGKKLKIVARHGAGYNNVDLEAAARFGIWVTNAPDSTTNTVAEFVLGAILAISKRIFLMNRKIKEGDFFYKNTHKGMDLIGKKLGIVGFGRIGRRVAQKSFYGLEMEILTYDPYLKKEDCPDYVTICNWENIFEEADIISLHMPLMKENIGCIGIKEFSNMKESAYLINCARGEVINEKELILALNEKLIAGAFIDVFEQEPPENNNPLLSMDNVIVTPHMASNTEECMILMAVQAASEIIKVLSNEKPSWPVNNPIIK